The following coding sequences lie in one Tichowtungia aerotolerans genomic window:
- a CDS encoding metal-sensitive transcriptional regulator: MKTTETPTTHEETLHRLSRIAGQVQGVKRMVEEQKYCIDIIRQIQAARSALRSVELQILQKHMNHCVSEAFASGSKEEADEKMAELLRVMKKQY; encoded by the coding sequence ATGAAAACAACAGAAACACCAACGACACATGAAGAAACGCTGCATCGGCTGTCGCGGATTGCCGGACAGGTTCAGGGCGTTAAGCGAATGGTGGAAGAGCAGAAATACTGCATCGACATTATCCGCCAGATTCAGGCCGCCCGCTCCGCCCTCCGGTCCGTCGAACTGCAGATTCTTCAGAAACACATGAACCACTGCGTCAGCGAAGCCTTTGCGTCCGGCTCCAAGGAAGAGGCCGATGAAAAAATGGCCGAGCTGCTGCGCGTCATGAAAAAACAATATTAA
- a CDS encoding D-alanine--D-alanine ligase, which translates to MKVENERLNKVAVLKGGISAEREVSLESGAAIAAGLRGAGYDVTEVDVQNRDFSVPDGVEAVFIALHGTFGEDGGAQARLEELGISYVGAGVEASRIAFDKLLTEQVLKQLEVPVPGSEVLRAGQARTLPLPVAVKPPREGSSVGCHLVFEEKEWNDAVSEALTHDEEVLVQQFIPGREFTVGIVDREVLPVVEIVPEKGWYDYAAKYKEDTTRYVVPAELGSEKTAEMQAIALKTFDALGARGFGRVDFRMTPEGELFVLELNTIPGFTSHSLLPKAAQAAGIEFPALCSRIMQTACL; encoded by the coding sequence ATGAAAGTTGAGAACGAACGATTGAATAAGGTAGCGGTTCTGAAAGGCGGAATTTCGGCAGAGCGCGAGGTGTCGCTGGAGTCCGGGGCGGCGATTGCGGCCGGGTTGCGAGGGGCCGGTTATGACGTGACCGAGGTCGATGTTCAGAATCGGGATTTTTCGGTGCCGGATGGGGTGGAAGCGGTTTTTATTGCATTGCACGGCACGTTCGGTGAGGACGGCGGGGCACAGGCCCGGCTGGAAGAGCTCGGGATTTCCTATGTCGGTGCCGGTGTGGAGGCCAGTCGGATTGCTTTCGATAAGCTTTTGACCGAACAGGTTTTGAAACAGCTCGAAGTTCCGGTTCCCGGAAGCGAAGTGCTGCGGGCCGGTCAGGCGCGTACGCTGCCGCTTCCGGTAGCGGTTAAGCCGCCGCGCGAGGGGTCGAGTGTCGGCTGTCATCTGGTGTTTGAAGAGAAGGAGTGGAATGACGCGGTTTCTGAGGCGCTGACGCACGATGAAGAGGTGCTCGTTCAGCAGTTTATTCCGGGCCGCGAGTTCACGGTCGGTATTGTGGACCGCGAGGTGCTGCCGGTGGTTGAGATTGTCCCTGAAAAAGGTTGGTATGATTACGCCGCCAAATACAAAGAAGACACGACGCGTTATGTGGTTCCCGCCGAGCTGGGTTCCGAAAAAACAGCAGAAATGCAGGCGATTGCCCTGAAAACCTTTGACGCTCTCGGCGCGCGCGGGTTTGGGCGGGTCGATTTTCGGATGACGCCGGAAGGGGAGCTGTTTGTGCTCGAACTCAATACAATTCCCGGTTTTACCTCGCACAGTCTGCTTCCCAAGGCGGCCCAAGCGGCCGGAATCGAGTTTCCTGCTCTTTGCAGTCGCATCATGCAGACAGCTTGTTTATAA
- a CDS encoding TolC family protein → MKKAFITIILLSAAVQANELGSYLTEAAQNNPGLEAAFNQWKAALEKVPQVQALPDPRFSYSYFIEQVETRVGPQEQRFGIAQVFPMFGKLKLRGGMAMEAAEAEHQRYEQQKLNLFYRVKSAYHEYSYLHRAIEITQQHLILLQNMEEVARTRFQTGELPQSALIQLQVELGKTEDKLKTLNDLRKPLSAGLSAALNRPDPSLLPRPEPIQQTSVSFTDDEAAQWLKESSPTLERVDAVIRKEEKNAALARKARYPDIMLGLDYIQTGEARMSSVSDSGKDPLMASVSINVPIWFGKLKAGEQEAYHRKIAAENLRTDQENQLTADLQMTLYKFRDAERKVDLYQQTLLPKAEQAMESARESFEAGSLGYISLLEAERTLLEFQLAAERSLADREIRLAEIEMLTNHDF, encoded by the coding sequence ATGAAAAAGGCATTCATAACCATCATTCTGCTCTCCGCCGCTGTTCAGGCCAATGAACTCGGCAGCTACCTGACAGAGGCCGCACAGAATAATCCGGGCCTCGAAGCCGCTTTCAATCAATGGAAAGCGGCTTTGGAAAAAGTGCCGCAGGTTCAAGCCCTGCCCGACCCGCGTTTCAGCTACAGTTATTTCATCGAGCAGGTTGAAACGCGCGTCGGTCCACAGGAACAGCGCTTCGGCATTGCACAGGTTTTTCCAATGTTTGGAAAACTGAAGCTGCGCGGCGGAATGGCCATGGAAGCCGCCGAGGCGGAACACCAGCGCTACGAACAGCAAAAGCTCAATCTGTTCTATCGCGTTAAATCCGCCTATCATGAATACAGCTATCTGCACCGCGCCATCGAAATCACCCAACAGCACCTGATTCTTCTTCAGAACATGGAGGAAGTAGCCCGCACGCGTTTCCAGACCGGCGAGCTGCCGCAAAGCGCGTTAATCCAGCTTCAGGTTGAACTGGGAAAAACCGAAGACAAACTCAAAACACTCAACGATCTTCGGAAACCGCTTTCCGCAGGACTGTCCGCGGCATTAAACCGCCCGGACCCGTCACTCCTGCCCCGTCCCGAACCGATCCAGCAAACCTCTGTTTCCTTTACCGACGATGAAGCCGCTCAATGGCTGAAGGAATCCAGCCCGACACTGGAACGGGTCGATGCAGTGATCCGCAAGGAAGAGAAAAACGCCGCGCTCGCCCGCAAAGCCCGTTACCCCGATATCATGCTTGGACTGGACTACATTCAAACCGGCGAAGCCCGCATGTCCAGTGTTTCAGACAGCGGTAAAGATCCGCTGATGGCAAGCGTCTCCATAAACGTGCCGATCTGGTTCGGAAAACTGAAAGCCGGCGAACAGGAAGCATATCACCGGAAAATCGCCGCCGAAAACCTGCGCACCGATCAGGAAAACCAGCTCACCGCCGACCTTCAGATGACGTTGTACAAATTCCGCGACGCCGAACGCAAAGTGGATCTTTATCAGCAGACACTTCTGCCTAAAGCCGAACAGGCCATGGAATCGGCACGCGAAAGTTTTGAAGCCGGAAGCCTTGGTTATATTTCCCTGCTCGAAGCCGAGCGAACCCTGCTCGAGTTCCAGCTCGCCGCGGAACGATCTCTGGCCGATCGCGAAATCCGCCTGGCCGAAATTGAAATGCTGACCAATCACGATTTTTAA
- a CDS encoding efflux RND transporter periplasmic adaptor subunit — protein sequence MKPDFSKYWKLLAGGAVILIFAFSLGRCTAAPEHDEAAHTEEAAPEVWTCSMHPQIKLPKPGLCPICAMDLIPLGSGGEEGPRELTVSETAKKLMQIETVPVERRFAAADVRMVGKADYDETRTTFITSRMPGRLDRLFVDYTGIPVKKGDHLASIYSPELLSAQEELLQAIRSVDSLKQSGSDIVRSVSQSTVEAVREKLRLWGLPKEQIQEIEKRGSTVDHLTIYSPVSGIVIHKNALEGSYVKTGDTLYTVADLSRIWIQLEAYESDLPWLRYGQKVTFTAEALPGETFEGTIAFIDPVLNASSRTINVRVNVDNPQQKLKPGMFVRANAHPLIAEDGTVAAPSLAGKWISPMHPEIIKDEPGSCDVCGMPLVPAEELGYVTEDATAPLVIPATAPLITGTRAVVYIEVPGKEAPTYEGREITLGPKAGDVFIVRAGLTEGERVVTQGAFKLDAELQIHAKPSMMSITHKEMTTEPHPQTLCPVMGGKINQDFYADYNGMRIYFCCPGCETEFLADPEKHIEKMKAAGEEPEMLEHHHEH from the coding sequence ATGAAACCCGATTTTTCCAAATATTGGAAATTACTGGCCGGCGGAGCGGTCATCTTAATCTTCGCCTTTTCGCTTGGCCGCTGCACCGCCGCGCCCGAACACGATGAGGCCGCACACACAGAGGAAGCCGCACCGGAGGTCTGGACCTGCTCCATGCACCCGCAGATTAAACTCCCCAAGCCGGGACTCTGCCCGATCTGCGCCATGGACCTGATTCCTCTTGGCAGCGGCGGCGAAGAAGGCCCGCGCGAACTGACTGTCAGCGAAACCGCTAAAAAGCTGATGCAGATTGAAACCGTACCGGTCGAACGCAGGTTTGCTGCCGCAGACGTCCGGATGGTTGGAAAAGCGGACTACGATGAAACCCGCACCACGTTCATCACCTCCCGCATGCCGGGACGACTCGACCGTCTATTCGTCGATTATACGGGCATCCCGGTTAAAAAGGGTGATCACCTCGCGTCCATCTACAGCCCGGAACTGCTCAGCGCGCAGGAAGAACTTCTGCAGGCCATCCGATCGGTTGATTCCCTGAAACAGAGCGGAAGCGACATCGTGCGCAGCGTCTCACAATCCACCGTCGAAGCCGTCCGCGAAAAGCTGCGACTGTGGGGCCTGCCGAAAGAACAGATTCAGGAAATCGAAAAACGCGGCAGCACGGTCGATCACCTGACCATCTATTCGCCCGTCAGCGGCATTGTCATTCACAAAAACGCGCTGGAAGGCAGCTATGTGAAAACCGGTGACACACTCTATACCGTCGCCGATCTTTCCCGCATCTGGATTCAGCTCGAAGCCTACGAATCGGATCTGCCGTGGCTGCGCTACGGACAGAAAGTCACCTTCACCGCCGAAGCCCTTCCCGGCGAAACCTTCGAAGGAACCATTGCCTTCATCGATCCCGTTCTCAACGCATCATCGCGCACAATTAATGTGCGGGTAAACGTTGATAATCCGCAACAGAAACTCAAGCCCGGCATGTTTGTCCGCGCAAACGCTCATCCATTGATCGCCGAAGACGGCACCGTCGCCGCGCCGTCGTTGGCCGGCAAATGGATCAGCCCGATGCACCCGGAAATCATCAAAGACGAACCGGGCTCCTGCGATGTCTGCGGCATGCCGCTTGTCCCGGCCGAAGAGCTGGGCTATGTAACTGAAGATGCAACCGCCCCGCTGGTCATTCCGGCAACCGCGCCGCTGATCACCGGAACCCGTGCAGTGGTTTACATTGAAGTCCCCGGCAAGGAAGCACCGACCTACGAAGGCCGCGAAATCACCCTCGGCCCCAAAGCCGGCGACGTGTTCATCGTCCGCGCAGGACTGACCGAAGGCGAGCGCGTCGTCACGCAGGGCGCGTTCAAGCTGGACGCCGAACTCCAGATTCACGCCAAGCCGTCGATGATGAGTATCACGCATAAAGAAATGACCACGGAGCCGCATCCTCAGACGCTCTGTCCGGTCATGGGAGGTAAAATCAATCAGGATTTCTACGCCGACTACAACGGTATGCGCATCTATTTCTGCTGTCCCGGCTGCGAAACCGAGTTTCTCGCAGACCCCGAAAAACACATTGAGAAAATGAAAGCCGCAGGCGAAGAACCTGAAATGCTGGAACATCATCATGAGCACTGA
- a CDS encoding cell division protein FtsQ/DivIB: MAAAKPRKRKQYARTKSTKKDASARRGVLVFIGLALSAVLLFAVYQLLAYSLSFFFSRNDAFELKNIVVTSDGRLSSSQLKEYANLTPGINLFDVKFDDLREDLTSVPLVESVHIQRRLPDTLLVRVSERVALAQVHWKWRAVPFLVDRHGVVMPATRTGRALPMIEGLKVENLRPGERITNEGVLFALKLLSTCTEMRLSTRIRFERFDLRYPDYITATLADGISVRFPRHSAREKMIRLARVMELALEQGRRLKTIDLTPDGLNVPTT; encoded by the coding sequence ATGGCGGCTGCAAAACCCAGAAAACGCAAGCAGTATGCGAGAACGAAATCGACGAAGAAGGACGCCTCGGCGCGTCGCGGCGTGCTTGTTTTTATCGGTTTAGCCCTGAGTGCTGTTCTGTTGTTTGCAGTGTATCAGCTGCTGGCGTATTCTCTGTCGTTTTTCTTTTCCCGCAATGATGCGTTTGAGCTGAAAAATATTGTGGTTACTTCGGACGGGCGGCTTTCGTCTTCCCAGCTGAAGGAATATGCGAATTTAACACCGGGGATCAATCTGTTTGATGTGAAGTTTGACGACTTGCGGGAGGACCTGACGTCGGTTCCTCTGGTGGAGTCGGTTCATATTCAGCGCCGGTTGCCGGATACATTGCTGGTGCGTGTCAGTGAGCGGGTGGCTCTGGCTCAGGTGCATTGGAAGTGGCGGGCGGTACCTTTTCTTGTGGACAGGCATGGCGTGGTGATGCCGGCGACGCGCACGGGGCGGGCTTTACCAATGATTGAGGGGCTGAAAGTCGAAAACCTTCGGCCCGGCGAGCGGATCACCAATGAAGGGGTGCTGTTCGCTCTGAAACTGCTGTCAACCTGCACTGAAATGCGGCTTTCAACCCGAATCAGGTTCGAGCGGTTTGACCTGCGTTATCCGGATTACATCACGGCCACGCTTGCCGATGGTATCTCGGTCCGTTTCCCGCGCCATTCGGCCCGCGAAAAAATGATTCGTCTTGCCCGTGTAATGGAACTCGCTCTGGAGCAGGGCCGACGTCTCAAAACGATCGATCTGACCCCGGACGGCCTGAACGTTCCCACCACCTGA
- the ftsA gene encoding cell division protein FtsA has product MAAPLITALEIGTTTVKVLMAEVREDGGLMVSGVGESESRGVHKGEIIDFELALGSVRRAMETAEGSARRTIGESLYLTASGGQAASLLHQAGIPVLNEYEEPGGEVTQEDIEHVLEVARKVPIPDDRIRLHTLQQTFEVDGRGGISNPAGLLAHDMKVGMLLIHGRRSTVENLKKILQAVPVHCEDAAFSGFCSALAVLTPEQKRAGAVVIDLGGGTTDFAVYNAGTVRLAGSIAVGGSHVTEDICTGLNINRRQAEALKKASGSAIINAMDGEQSFSVPAEGGFSGRVVRSVTLHTIINARMEETFRLIADQIEAAGLSGVLSAGVLLTGGGSALEGAVDLAQQVFNAPAQIGKMADCVGISTKKEGARFASALGAVRYAADQMVKEPEDTTPLRGWFSKLWGGSRG; this is encoded by the coding sequence ATGGCTGCACCCCTGATTACTGCTCTGGAAATAGGAACGACAACCGTCAAAGTATTGATGGCTGAAGTCCGTGAAGACGGAGGCCTGATGGTTTCCGGCGTTGGCGAAAGCGAATCGCGCGGTGTTCATAAAGGCGAAATTATCGATTTTGAACTGGCGCTTGGTTCCGTGCGCCGCGCCATGGAAACGGCAGAGGGCAGTGCGCGTCGCACCATCGGGGAAAGTCTCTATTTAACCGCATCCGGCGGGCAGGCTGCCAGCCTGCTTCACCAGGCGGGCATTCCGGTTCTGAATGAATATGAAGAACCCGGGGGGGAAGTGACCCAAGAGGATATTGAGCACGTGCTGGAAGTGGCCCGCAAGGTACCGATTCCCGACGACCGGATTCGGCTGCACACGCTGCAGCAAACCTTTGAGGTCGACGGACGGGGCGGAATCAGCAATCCGGCAGGACTTTTGGCCCACGATATGAAGGTGGGCATGCTGCTGATTCATGGGCGTCGCTCGACTGTTGAAAACCTCAAGAAAATTCTGCAGGCCGTTCCGGTTCACTGTGAAGATGCCGCATTTTCCGGGTTCTGCTCGGCGCTGGCTGTGTTGACGCCGGAGCAGAAACGGGCCGGAGCCGTTGTGATTGACCTGGGCGGCGGCACCACCGACTTTGCGGTGTACAACGCCGGAACCGTGAGGCTGGCCGGATCCATTGCGGTCGGCGGAAGTCATGTGACTGAAGATATTTGCACTGGACTCAATATTAACCGCCGACAGGCCGAAGCACTTAAAAAAGCCTCCGGCAGCGCGATTATCAATGCCATGGATGGCGAGCAGAGCTTTTCGGTTCCGGCTGAAGGCGGATTCAGCGGACGGGTGGTTCGCTCTGTGACGCTGCACACAATTATTAATGCCCGTATGGAAGAAACATTCCGGCTGATTGCGGACCAGATTGAGGCTGCCGGACTGAGCGGCGTGCTCAGCGCCGGTGTTCTTTTAACAGGCGGCGGTTCCGCGCTGGAGGGCGCCGTGGATTTGGCTCAACAGGTTTTCAATGCGCCCGCTCAGATTGGCAAGATGGCTGACTGTGTCGGCATCTCCACTAAAAAAGAGGGGGCCCGCTTTGCGTCAGCGCTTGGAGCGGTTCGTTATGCCGCGGATCAAATGGTGAAGGAGCCGGAAGATACCACGCCGCTGCGCGGCTGGTTCTCCAAATTGTGGGGAGGTTCCCGTGGTTGA